The Ahaetulla prasina isolate Xishuangbanna chromosome 11, ASM2864084v1, whole genome shotgun sequence genome contains a region encoding:
- the ITM2A gene encoding integral membrane protein 2A isoform X2 — MVKIAFQSPFAHKDEPKKEAAEALVAEQDPEVATHNREGSSGRCLLTLLGLAFILAGVVVGGACIYKYFMPKNKMFRGQMCYVGEDNQNQAAEPYFLPIAEEADIRETDNIAIIDVPVPKFSDSDPAAIVHDFDRLLTAYLDLQLGNCYVIPLNTSIVMPPRNLIDLFAKLATGSYLPQTYLVREEMVVTEEIDNVSDLGVFIYQLCVGKETFRLQRREKLIGLQKRSAEKCHIIRHFENVFIVETKFCQQ, encoded by the exons ATGGTGAAGATCGCGTTCCAGTCGCCCTTCGCCCACAAGGACGAGCCCAAGAAGGAGGCGGCCGAGGCGCTGGTGGCCGAGCAg GACCCAGAAGTTGCAACACACAACCGTGAAGGTTCCTCTGGAAGATGTCTGCTGACTCTTTTGGGACTTGCTTTCATTTTAGCTGGAGTAGTGGTTGGGGGAGCCTGCATTTACAAATACTTCATGCCAAAG aacaaaatgttCCGTGGTCAAATGTGTTACGTGGGAGAAGACAATCAGAACCAGGCAGCGGAGCCATATTTCCTGCCCATCGCTGAAGAAGCTGATATCAGAGAAACAGATAACATTGCCATCATTGATGTACCTGTTCCAAAATTCTCTGACAGTGACCCAGCAGCGATTGTGCATGATTTTGACAGA CTCCTGACAGCCTACCTTGATCTCCAGCTTGGTAATTGCTATGTGATTCCTCTGAACACCTCCATTGTTATGCCGCCACGGAACCTGATAGATCTTTTTGCAAAATTAGCG acGGGTTCCTATTTGCCTCAGACTTACCTTGTTCGTGAGGAAATGGTTGTGACTGAAGAGATTGATAATGTGTCGGATCTGGGTGTCTTCATATATCAGCTCTGTGTAGGGAAGGAAACCTTCAGACTTCAGCGCAGAGAGAAGCTCATTG GCCTTCAAAAGCGTTCTGCTGAAAAGTGCCACATAATCCGACACTTTGAAAATGTGTTTATTGTTGAAACCAAGTTCTGTCAGCAATGA
- the ITM2A gene encoding integral membrane protein 2A isoform X1, which yields MVKIAFQSPFAHKDEPKKEAAEALVAEQKTFYTRWNDPEVATHNREGSSGRCLLTLLGLAFILAGVVVGGACIYKYFMPKNKMFRGQMCYVGEDNQNQAAEPYFLPIAEEADIRETDNIAIIDVPVPKFSDSDPAAIVHDFDRLLTAYLDLQLGNCYVIPLNTSIVMPPRNLIDLFAKLATGSYLPQTYLVREEMVVTEEIDNVSDLGVFIYQLCVGKETFRLQRREKLIGLQKRSAEKCHIIRHFENVFIVETKFCQQ from the exons ATGGTGAAGATCGCGTTCCAGTCGCCCTTCGCCCACAAGGACGAGCCCAAGAAGGAGGCGGCCGAGGCGCTGGTGGCCGAGCAg aagaccttttacaccAGGTGGAAT GACCCAGAAGTTGCAACACACAACCGTGAAGGTTCCTCTGGAAGATGTCTGCTGACTCTTTTGGGACTTGCTTTCATTTTAGCTGGAGTAGTGGTTGGGGGAGCCTGCATTTACAAATACTTCATGCCAAAG aacaaaatgttCCGTGGTCAAATGTGTTACGTGGGAGAAGACAATCAGAACCAGGCAGCGGAGCCATATTTCCTGCCCATCGCTGAAGAAGCTGATATCAGAGAAACAGATAACATTGCCATCATTGATGTACCTGTTCCAAAATTCTCTGACAGTGACCCAGCAGCGATTGTGCATGATTTTGACAGA CTCCTGACAGCCTACCTTGATCTCCAGCTTGGTAATTGCTATGTGATTCCTCTGAACACCTCCATTGTTATGCCGCCACGGAACCTGATAGATCTTTTTGCAAAATTAGCG acGGGTTCCTATTTGCCTCAGACTTACCTTGTTCGTGAGGAAATGGTTGTGACTGAAGAGATTGATAATGTGTCGGATCTGGGTGTCTTCATATATCAGCTCTGTGTAGGGAAGGAAACCTTCAGACTTCAGCGCAGAGAGAAGCTCATTG GCCTTCAAAAGCGTTCTGCTGAAAAGTGCCACATAATCCGACACTTTGAAAATGTGTTTATTGTTGAAACCAAGTTCTGTCAGCAATGA